In one window of Vulpes vulpes isolate BD-2025 chromosome 1, VulVul3, whole genome shotgun sequence DNA:
- the ATP4A gene encoding potassium-transporting ATPase alpha chain 1 isoform X1, producing the protein MGKAENYEMYSVELGPGPGGDMAAKMSKKKAGKGGGKKKEKLENMKKEMEINDHQLSVAELEQKYQTSATKGLSASLAADLLLRDGPNALRPPRGTPEYVKFARQLAGGLQCLMWVAAAICLIAFAIQASEGDLTTDDNLYLALALIAVVVVTGCFGYYQEFKSTNIIASFKNLVPQQATVIRDGDKFQINADQLVVGDLVEMKGGDRVPADIRILQAQGCKVDNSSLTGESEPQTRSPECTHESPLETRNIAFFSTMCLEGTAQGLVVNTGDRTIIGRIASLASGVENEKTPIAIEIEHFVDIIAGLAILFGATFFVVAMCIGYTFLRAMVFFMAIVVAYVPEGLLATVTVCLSLTAKRLASKNCVVKNLEAVETLGSTSVICSDKTGTLTQNRMTVSHLWFDNHIHTADTTEDQSGQTFDQSSETWRALCRVLTLCNRAAFKSGQDAVPVPKRIVIGDASETALLKFSELTLGNAMGYRERFPKVCEIPFNSTNKFQLSIHTLEDPRDPRHVLVMKGAPERVLERCSSILIKGQELPLDEQWREAFQTAYLSLGGLGERVLGFCQLYLSEKDYPPGYAFDVEAMNFPTSGLCFAGLVSMIDPPRATVPDAVLKCRTAGIRVIMVTGDHPITAKAIAASVGIISEGSETVEDIAARLRVPVDQVNRKDARACVINGMQLKDMDPSELVEALRTHPEMVFARTSPQQKLVIVESCQRLGAIVAVTGDGVNDSPALKKADIGVAMGIAGSDAAKNAADMILLDDNFASIVTGVEQGRLIFDNLKKSIAYTLTKNIPELTPYLIYITVSVPLPLGCITILFIELCTDIFPSVSLAYEKAESDIMHLRPRNPKRDRLVNEPLAAYSYFQIGAIQSFAGFTDYFTAMAQEGWFPLLCVGLRPYWENHHLQDLQDSYGQEWTFGQRLYQQYTCYTVFFISIEMCQIADVLIRKTRRLSAFQQGFFRNRILVIAIVFQVCIGCFLCYCPGMPNIFNFMPIRYQWWLVPMPFGLLIFVYDEIRKLGVRCCPGSWWDQELYY; encoded by the exons ATGGGGAAGGCA GAGAATTACGAGATGTACTCGGTAGAGCTGGGTCCTGGCCCTGGGGGGGACATGGCAGCCAAGATGAGCAAGAAGAAGGCGGGCAAGGGAGGTGGCAAGAAGAAGGAGAAACTGGAGAACATGAAGAAGGAGATGGAGATT AACGACCACCAGCTGTCAGTGGCTGAGCTGGAACAGAAATACCAGACCAGTGCGACAAAG GGCCTGTCTGCCAGCCTGGCCGCAGACCTGCTGCTGCGGGACGGGCCCAACGCCCTGAGGCCGCCGCGTGGTACCCCCGAGTATGTCAAGTTCGCCCGGCAGCTGGCAGGTGGTCTGCAGTGCCTCATGTGGGTGGCTGCTGCCATCTGCCTCATTGCCTTTGCCATCCAGGCCAGTGAGGGTGACCTCACCACTGACGACAAT CTGTACCTGGCACTGGCCCTCATCGCCGTGGTCGTGGTCACCGGCTGCTTTGGCTACTACCAGGAATTTAAGAGCACCAACATCATCGCCAGCTTCAAGAACCTGGTGCCCCAG CAAGCAACTGTGATCCGAGATGGGGACAAGTTCCAGATCAACGCAGACCAGCTGGTGGTGGGCGACCTGGTGGAGATGAAAGGCGGGGACCGAGTGCCAGCCGACATCAGGAtcctccaggcccagggctgcaAGGTGGACAACTCCTCGCTGACCGGAGAGTCCGAGCCGCAGACCCGCTCGCCTGAGTGTACACACGAGAGCCCCCTGGAGACGCGCAACATCGCCTTCTTCTCCACCATGTGCCTTGAGG GCACAGCACAAGGCCTGGTGGTGAACACGGGTGACCGCACCATCATCGGGCGCATTGCGTCGCTGGCTTCGGGAGTAGAAAACGAGAAGACCCCCATCGCTATTGAAATCGAACATTTTGTGGACATCATCGCAGGCCTGGCCATCCTCTTCGGCGCCACGTTTTTTGTGGTGGCCATGTGCATTGGTTACACCTTCCTGCGGGCCATGGTCTTCTTCATGGCCATCGTGGTAGCCTATGTGCCCGAGGGGCTGCTGGCCACTGTCACG GTCTGCTTGTCCCTGACGGCCAAGCGGCTGGCCAGCAAGAACTGTGTAGTCAAGAACCTGGAAGCCGTGGAGACGCTGGGCTCCACGTCAGTGATCTGCTCAGACAAGACAGGGACCCTGACTCAGAACCGCATGACTGTGTCCCATCTCTGGTTCGACAACCACATCCACACGGCTGACACCACGGAAGACCAGTCAG gGCAGACGTTTGACCAGTCCTCGGAGACCTGGCGGGCGCTTTGCCGCGTGCTCACCCTGTGCAACCGGGCGGCCTTCAAGTCGGGCCAGGACGCTGTGCCGGTGCCCAAG CGCATAGTGATCGGGGACGCGTCCGAGACGGCGCTGCTCAAGTTCTCGGAGCTGACCCTCGGCAACGCCATGGGCTACCGCGAGCGCTTCCCCAAAGTCTGCGAGATCCCCTTCAACTCCACCAACAAGTTCCAG CTGTCCATCCACACGCTGGAGGACCCGCGCGACCCCCGGCACGTGCTGGTGATGAAGGGCGCCCCCGAGCGCGTGCTGGAGCGCTGTAGCTCCATCCTCATCAAGGGCCAGGAGCTGCCGCTGGACGAGCAATGGCGGGAGGCCTTCCAGACTGCCTACCTtagcctggggggcctgggggaacGCGTGCTCG GTTTCTGTCAGCTGTACCTGAGTGAGAAGGACTACCCGCCTGGCTATGCCTTCGATGTGGAGGCCATGAACTTCCCAACTAGTGGCCTGTGCTTTGCGGGACTTGTATCCATGATAGACCCGCCTCGGGCCACCGTCCCTGATGCTGTGCTCAAGTGCCGCACGGCAGGCATCCGG GTGATCATGGTGACGGGTGACCACCCCATCACGGCCAAGGCCATTGCGGCCAGCGTGGGCATCATTTCGGAGGGCAGTGAGACAGTGGAGGACATCGCCGCCCGCCTCCGGGTGCCCGTGGACCAAGTTAATAGGAA GGATGCCCGCGCCTGCGTCATCAATGGCATGCAGCTGAAGGACATGGACCCGTCCGAGCTGGTGGAGGCGCTGCGGACTCACCCCGAGATGGTGTTTGCTCGTACCAGTCCCCAGCAGAAGCTGGTGATTGTGGAGAGCTGCCAGCGACTG ggtgccATCGTGGCCGTGACCGGGGATGGGGTGAACGACTCCCCAGCCCTGAAGAAGGCCGACATCGGCGTGGCCATGGGCATTGCCGGCTCGGACGCTGCCAAAAATGCAGCGGACATGATCCTGCTGGATGACAACTTTGCCTCCATCGTGACAGGCGTGGAGCAAG GCCGGCTGATCTTCGATAACCTGAAAAAGTCCATCGCCTACACGCTGACCAAGAACATCCCCGAGCTGACGCCCTACCTCATCTACATCACCGTCAGCGTGCCCCTGCCCCTCGGGTGCATCACCATCCTCTTCATAGAGCTCTGCACCGACATT TTCCCGTCGGTGTCCCTGGCATATGAGAAGGCGGAGAGTGACATCATGCATCTGCGCCCACGGAACCCAAAGCGAGACCGGTTGGTCAACGAGCCCCTGGCTGCCTACTCCTACTTCCAGATCG GTGCCATCCAGTCATTTGCTGGCTTCACGGACTACTTCACGGCCATGGCCCAGGAGGGCTGGTTCCCGTTGCTGTGTGTGGGGCTGCGGCCGTACTGGGAGAACCACCACCTACAGGATCTGCAGGACAGCTACGGCCAGGAGTGG ACGTTCGGGCAGCGCCTGTACCAGCAGTACACCTGCTACACCGTGTTCTTCATCAGCATCGAGATGTGCCAGATCGCTGACGTCCTCATCCGCAAGACACGCCGCCTGTCTGCCTTCCAGCAGGGCTTCTTCAG GAACAGGATCCTGGTGATCGCCATCGTGTTCCAGGTCTGCATCGGCTGCTTCCTGTGCTACTGCCCCGGAATGCCCAACATCTTCAACTTCATGCCCATTCG GTACCAGTGGTGGCTGGTGCCCATGCCCTTTGGCCTCCTCATCTTCGTCTATGATGAGATTCGGAAACTTGGAGTTCGCTGTTGCCCAGGGA gcTGGTGGGATCAGGAGCTCTACTATTAG
- the ATP4A gene encoding potassium-transporting ATPase alpha chain 1 isoform X2, with the protein MYSVELGPGPGGDMAAKMSKKKAGKGGGKKKEKLENMKKEMEINDHQLSVAELEQKYQTSATKGLSASLAADLLLRDGPNALRPPRGTPEYVKFARQLAGGLQCLMWVAAAICLIAFAIQASEGDLTTDDNLYLALALIAVVVVTGCFGYYQEFKSTNIIASFKNLVPQQATVIRDGDKFQINADQLVVGDLVEMKGGDRVPADIRILQAQGCKVDNSSLTGESEPQTRSPECTHESPLETRNIAFFSTMCLEGTAQGLVVNTGDRTIIGRIASLASGVENEKTPIAIEIEHFVDIIAGLAILFGATFFVVAMCIGYTFLRAMVFFMAIVVAYVPEGLLATVTVCLSLTAKRLASKNCVVKNLEAVETLGSTSVICSDKTGTLTQNRMTVSHLWFDNHIHTADTTEDQSGQTFDQSSETWRALCRVLTLCNRAAFKSGQDAVPVPKRIVIGDASETALLKFSELTLGNAMGYRERFPKVCEIPFNSTNKFQLSIHTLEDPRDPRHVLVMKGAPERVLERCSSILIKGQELPLDEQWREAFQTAYLSLGGLGERVLGFCQLYLSEKDYPPGYAFDVEAMNFPTSGLCFAGLVSMIDPPRATVPDAVLKCRTAGIRVIMVTGDHPITAKAIAASVGIISEGSETVEDIAARLRVPVDQVNRKDARACVINGMQLKDMDPSELVEALRTHPEMVFARTSPQQKLVIVESCQRLGAIVAVTGDGVNDSPALKKADIGVAMGIAGSDAAKNAADMILLDDNFASIVTGVEQGRLIFDNLKKSIAYTLTKNIPELTPYLIYITVSVPLPLGCITILFIELCTDIFPSVSLAYEKAESDIMHLRPRNPKRDRLVNEPLAAYSYFQIGAIQSFAGFTDYFTAMAQEGWFPLLCVGLRPYWENHHLQDLQDSYGQEWTFGQRLYQQYTCYTVFFISIEMCQIADVLIRKTRRLSAFQQGFFRNRILVIAIVFQVCIGCFLCYCPGMPNIFNFMPIRYQWWLVPMPFGLLIFVYDEIRKLGVRCCPGSWWDQELYY; encoded by the exons ATGTACTCGGTAGAGCTGGGTCCTGGCCCTGGGGGGGACATGGCAGCCAAGATGAGCAAGAAGAAGGCGGGCAAGGGAGGTGGCAAGAAGAAGGAGAAACTGGAGAACATGAAGAAGGAGATGGAGATT AACGACCACCAGCTGTCAGTGGCTGAGCTGGAACAGAAATACCAGACCAGTGCGACAAAG GGCCTGTCTGCCAGCCTGGCCGCAGACCTGCTGCTGCGGGACGGGCCCAACGCCCTGAGGCCGCCGCGTGGTACCCCCGAGTATGTCAAGTTCGCCCGGCAGCTGGCAGGTGGTCTGCAGTGCCTCATGTGGGTGGCTGCTGCCATCTGCCTCATTGCCTTTGCCATCCAGGCCAGTGAGGGTGACCTCACCACTGACGACAAT CTGTACCTGGCACTGGCCCTCATCGCCGTGGTCGTGGTCACCGGCTGCTTTGGCTACTACCAGGAATTTAAGAGCACCAACATCATCGCCAGCTTCAAGAACCTGGTGCCCCAG CAAGCAACTGTGATCCGAGATGGGGACAAGTTCCAGATCAACGCAGACCAGCTGGTGGTGGGCGACCTGGTGGAGATGAAAGGCGGGGACCGAGTGCCAGCCGACATCAGGAtcctccaggcccagggctgcaAGGTGGACAACTCCTCGCTGACCGGAGAGTCCGAGCCGCAGACCCGCTCGCCTGAGTGTACACACGAGAGCCCCCTGGAGACGCGCAACATCGCCTTCTTCTCCACCATGTGCCTTGAGG GCACAGCACAAGGCCTGGTGGTGAACACGGGTGACCGCACCATCATCGGGCGCATTGCGTCGCTGGCTTCGGGAGTAGAAAACGAGAAGACCCCCATCGCTATTGAAATCGAACATTTTGTGGACATCATCGCAGGCCTGGCCATCCTCTTCGGCGCCACGTTTTTTGTGGTGGCCATGTGCATTGGTTACACCTTCCTGCGGGCCATGGTCTTCTTCATGGCCATCGTGGTAGCCTATGTGCCCGAGGGGCTGCTGGCCACTGTCACG GTCTGCTTGTCCCTGACGGCCAAGCGGCTGGCCAGCAAGAACTGTGTAGTCAAGAACCTGGAAGCCGTGGAGACGCTGGGCTCCACGTCAGTGATCTGCTCAGACAAGACAGGGACCCTGACTCAGAACCGCATGACTGTGTCCCATCTCTGGTTCGACAACCACATCCACACGGCTGACACCACGGAAGACCAGTCAG gGCAGACGTTTGACCAGTCCTCGGAGACCTGGCGGGCGCTTTGCCGCGTGCTCACCCTGTGCAACCGGGCGGCCTTCAAGTCGGGCCAGGACGCTGTGCCGGTGCCCAAG CGCATAGTGATCGGGGACGCGTCCGAGACGGCGCTGCTCAAGTTCTCGGAGCTGACCCTCGGCAACGCCATGGGCTACCGCGAGCGCTTCCCCAAAGTCTGCGAGATCCCCTTCAACTCCACCAACAAGTTCCAG CTGTCCATCCACACGCTGGAGGACCCGCGCGACCCCCGGCACGTGCTGGTGATGAAGGGCGCCCCCGAGCGCGTGCTGGAGCGCTGTAGCTCCATCCTCATCAAGGGCCAGGAGCTGCCGCTGGACGAGCAATGGCGGGAGGCCTTCCAGACTGCCTACCTtagcctggggggcctgggggaacGCGTGCTCG GTTTCTGTCAGCTGTACCTGAGTGAGAAGGACTACCCGCCTGGCTATGCCTTCGATGTGGAGGCCATGAACTTCCCAACTAGTGGCCTGTGCTTTGCGGGACTTGTATCCATGATAGACCCGCCTCGGGCCACCGTCCCTGATGCTGTGCTCAAGTGCCGCACGGCAGGCATCCGG GTGATCATGGTGACGGGTGACCACCCCATCACGGCCAAGGCCATTGCGGCCAGCGTGGGCATCATTTCGGAGGGCAGTGAGACAGTGGAGGACATCGCCGCCCGCCTCCGGGTGCCCGTGGACCAAGTTAATAGGAA GGATGCCCGCGCCTGCGTCATCAATGGCATGCAGCTGAAGGACATGGACCCGTCCGAGCTGGTGGAGGCGCTGCGGACTCACCCCGAGATGGTGTTTGCTCGTACCAGTCCCCAGCAGAAGCTGGTGATTGTGGAGAGCTGCCAGCGACTG ggtgccATCGTGGCCGTGACCGGGGATGGGGTGAACGACTCCCCAGCCCTGAAGAAGGCCGACATCGGCGTGGCCATGGGCATTGCCGGCTCGGACGCTGCCAAAAATGCAGCGGACATGATCCTGCTGGATGACAACTTTGCCTCCATCGTGACAGGCGTGGAGCAAG GCCGGCTGATCTTCGATAACCTGAAAAAGTCCATCGCCTACACGCTGACCAAGAACATCCCCGAGCTGACGCCCTACCTCATCTACATCACCGTCAGCGTGCCCCTGCCCCTCGGGTGCATCACCATCCTCTTCATAGAGCTCTGCACCGACATT TTCCCGTCGGTGTCCCTGGCATATGAGAAGGCGGAGAGTGACATCATGCATCTGCGCCCACGGAACCCAAAGCGAGACCGGTTGGTCAACGAGCCCCTGGCTGCCTACTCCTACTTCCAGATCG GTGCCATCCAGTCATTTGCTGGCTTCACGGACTACTTCACGGCCATGGCCCAGGAGGGCTGGTTCCCGTTGCTGTGTGTGGGGCTGCGGCCGTACTGGGAGAACCACCACCTACAGGATCTGCAGGACAGCTACGGCCAGGAGTGG ACGTTCGGGCAGCGCCTGTACCAGCAGTACACCTGCTACACCGTGTTCTTCATCAGCATCGAGATGTGCCAGATCGCTGACGTCCTCATCCGCAAGACACGCCGCCTGTCTGCCTTCCAGCAGGGCTTCTTCAG GAACAGGATCCTGGTGATCGCCATCGTGTTCCAGGTCTGCATCGGCTGCTTCCTGTGCTACTGCCCCGGAATGCCCAACATCTTCAACTTCATGCCCATTCG GTACCAGTGGTGGCTGGTGCCCATGCCCTTTGGCCTCCTCATCTTCGTCTATGATGAGATTCGGAAACTTGGAGTTCGCTGTTGCCCAGGGA gcTGGTGGGATCAGGAGCTCTACTATTAG